The genomic stretch tgcctgcatcctcttcctctgtggcatggtaaggcaccctgtcaggggaagtgatcaaattgtagccaacagagtccatggccaggggacagcccctgctcccttaaTGCGGGACCGGTGTGGAGACTGAGCTCCCGTGAGAGATCTTATGTTCTATACGTATTGCAATGCTCACAAACTTGTGGACTAAATGGTTCAAATTTCTTCCCCAATCAGGgataagagaagaaaagcaaacccCACTGCATGGCTCCccagagctgatggcttctggccCAGATGCCGGAGAAGAAATGCTCATCCTTCCTTGCCGGGCTGGCTACTAATTATTTGACCacgctccagtgagtatatgcacaacacaaaatggacttgtttttccttttacccTTTCTTTCTACTGGGAGGGGAAGGTTACAAGGGACGGGAGCAGACATGGGGGAACTGGAAGGTGAGTGCCACGGGTGCATGATGTAAGAGTCTCAAATAATCAGTTTTCAAAAAGTTCTTAGagggagtgtggtggcacataccggCTGGTCCTGGCTTGGGTGACAGAGTTGGGACGACAAGGGCCCCAGATGCCTTCCCTAAGAACATAGCAATCAAAGGAGCTGCTGTGTCTGGAATCCTTACTGGCCACCTGTAGTCTGCAAATTTCTCTCGGCattgtttacttttctcttggctgtgataaaatatctggcTAAtgtaacttaagggagaaaagatttctcttggctcacagtttcaaggAGTACCAGACCATCATAACCAGAGAGGCTTAGTGGTGGACGGGCTCCTGGTGGTGACTGGGGTCATATACCTGCCCTATATATAAAAGGTTTCATAACCCACCCACCCTCAACCAAAACAGTGCCACTAGCTGGAAACCAGGTGTTCAGGTATAtagcctgtggtggtggtgggggagctCACATTTAAATTATAACAAGGTCTTTCACCTATTTTCATTGTGGTGCATGATTGATCATAACTTTTTAATCGATCATTAAATGCTTAGcttgattgaaaaaaataaaaaagttagccaggtggtggtagtgcattcctttaatcctagcactcaggaggcagaggcaggtggatcgctgtaagttcagggtccaggctggtctacaaagttagtccaggacagccaagcctacacagagaaaccatgtctcgaaaaacaaaaaaaatttaaaaatttttaaaaattaaaataaaagcctttAATATCTGTATCAAATTACTACTGAcagtgtttatttctattttattatttgtggttttttgtttgttttttgacacagggtttctctgtgtagccctggctgtcctggactccttttgtagaccaggttagccttgaactcacagagaaccacctgcttctgcctccctgagtgctgggattaaaggtgtgcaccaccatgcttggcttattatttgtgtttttagtagcgtgttctctctctctctctctctctctctctctctctctctctctctctctctctctgccagaagCCAGAGTCTACACACCAAGAATATGCAtctttcagaattaaaaaaaaagccacacacacacacacacacacaggaacagagAACAAACATGACAAACATTTGGCCTAGGTTTTCCTTGGCTAGAAATGCATGTTGAGCTCAAGTTTTATTATCACAAGtaatgttttgtttatatgtgtatgtgtgtgctgagtgCTTTGGCTAGCACTGCCCGGGCACGTTCACAGGTATTAGCTGCCAATCTTCACAGCCTCCCTGTGAGGTAAGACTTGGCGCCCTGCTACAGAGGCCTGGCCAGGTAGATGACGGCTCTGTATCCTTCTACATGCTTTCTTCATAGCCTTGCCATGTTTCCTTTGGCTAGAGGCCTATTGGGCTGGTGATTTCCTCTTAAGAACTCTCATTGGCCAGGACTTCCTATTCTTTGCTCTTGGATTCGAATCACCCAAGTCTTAGGCTTCTTCCTCTATGTGAGTGAAGGGGAGAGAAGCACTGGCTGTCTGCCGGTGAAGCACCACTTGAGTTTGCCAAGGGAGGGATGGGAGTAGCGGGGGGGAGCCCCGTCATCACAAGTCTTCCCGTTTCTGAAGGATGAGCTTCATCACCTGCTGTGTAATCTGGGGCTTGATCTCCTCCACTGGCACAGTGGGGTCCCACGCCCCCACCACCTTCCCGTCTGGGGCCACTAGGTACTTCCAGAAGTTCCAGGTGGGCTCCTTCCCAGAGGTCTCTAAAGAAAAAGGGAACAGGCGATGAGTGTGCCTCCCTGTATCCGCTCCCAGAATCCCACTGTTATTGGTTCCCTCAGACTACTTAAATCAGAGCCACTGAGAACAAGACCTAGCTACCAGCACTTTTCAAAAGCTCTCCAGGACATCCCATTGTGGGATGCAGATTGAGAGAGAGACTGGCTTAGGAGCCTCAGAAGTACCCGACACAGCACCATTACTCCCCTTTTACCAATGACCCCAAAGAGTCACACCCTGTTCTGGAAATCTGGATTCCTTGTAACACAGGCTACTGTAGTCTTGCTGGACAGTGAACTTGGCCTAGAATGGCTTATCTTCCCTGCTTCTAACTGGCAAGTGTAGGCCTGCCCCACAATGCCCTGCTTCCAATGAAATCTCCTCCCCccactttggtttttcaagacagggtttctctgggtagccctggctatcctggaactcactttgtagatcagactggcctcaaacttacagagatccaccttcttctgcctccccagtgctggggtgagctaccacacccatcccaattaaattttttgtttgtttttttgagacaggatttctctgtgtagccttgactgtcctagactcaatttgtagaccaggctgggctcaaactcacaatgatccacatgcctctgcctcttgagtgctgggattaaaggcgtgcgtcaccatcgCCCAGCAGAACCCCACTTTTCAATGAACAGGCTCAGACCATTGAATGTTTGACCCTTAGTGAAGCAAACCTGCCTCTTACATAGATACTTAGTCCCAATCAGAGAGACCCTTCAGGGCAGTGGtgacacgcttttaatctcagcactggggaggcagaggcaggcagatctctgtgagctccagggctaggcagagaatccctgtcttgaaaatccagaGTTGGGCAGGGACCAGACCAATATTGTAAAAGTTATtccttgccaggcgtggtggcgcacgcctttaatcccagcactcaagaggcagaggcaggcggatcactgtgagttcgagcccagcctggtctacaaagtgagtctaggacacccaaggctacacagagaaaccttgtcttgaaaaacaaaaaacaaaaacaaacaaacaaaaaaagttattcCTTAACAAAATGAGCTACCTCCCTAACCTTCGAGATAGTGCTATACAGATGTCCCAACTGTGTGTGACCTAAACAGAGCACAgtgacacagaaaccctgcctaacTGCTCACAGAGCCCCATTCCCCATTCATACAAAGGCACCCCCTTAGACCATCTTGGAGCAGTTTCTCTACTGTCTTGTGTGTGGCAGCTTGACCACAGGATGCCTAACACACTctactgccttcttctgcccttAGTGAAGTCACATCTGGCCTGTCACTGGTATCCGCATGGCAATTAAGCTGATCTTTTGAAGAGAAGGCTTCCTTCTTAGCGTACAGACTTTGGCTCAGATCAAGGGACTTCCACTCATCACCCTCATCAGCCCTCTCCAGGCATGTGGCGTCTCATAGCTATGCCTCGGTTTCTCTAGCCGAAGTCGTTAAGCTCAACTCGTGACCACTGACAAAAGCAAGATGACCTGTCTCCTTCCGGGAGGCCCTGTGAGTGAAGACAGGATTTCATGGACGTCCTAGGGTGAGACAGCAGGTGTGGAGAAACTTGGGCAGGATTCCTCTCGGCTCACGCCTACCCTCACTTTTCTCCAAGGGTCAGGAAAACAAAGGTGACCCAGGCAGCTAGCAGCTTCTGTTGCCCAGGGAGTCCTGGCTGCAGataggggatgggggtggtggtggaggtggggtaggggaaAGGTGAGGGATGAAAGGGACAAGACTCACGGGTTAGGTATTTGAAGGCAGGGTGGGCACCAGTGCCGATGACTGCGATCTTGCTAAACATGGGGAAAGAGGCACTGTAGGTGCTGCGGACAAAGTTCTCGATCTCCCTGTTGCTGTCTGGTTCTTGTTGGCCAAACTGGTTGCAAGGGAAGGCAAGCACGTTGAAATGGTAGGGACCCAGGTCCCGCTGCAGCTGCTGCAAAGCTCGGTAGTTCTGGTCTGTGAAGCCACACTCGCTAGCTACATTCACCACCAAGGAAACCTGCAtggcaaaaccaaacaaaacagaaggaaactcAGAGCCACATATGATCCAGCTCCAGTATGTCCACATCAGTGACGCCTTCACACATGCAAGAATgctatgtacatatgtaaatatgtgtatagCGCCGTCACATAAACACACCCCTAGGGgcctatacacatgcacacacacatgcgtctGCGACTATATGCACACAATTCACCTAAATTAATATGCACATGTTCTATGACGCAAACCTACATAAGCTAGTGGTACACATATCCACAGACCCATGTAGCACAttcacagacaggcaggcatgcacacagggaGCACATATCAGTGGGTCAtgctgaggaggagaaaggaacactGGGGTTCAGCTTGAGATGGTTAGCTGGGTGCTTCCAGAAATTCCAGGTGGGCTCCTTCCCAGAAGTCTCTATAGAAAAAGGAAGCGGAGCTGTGTGGTTCCCTGTACCTTTCCCTGGAAGGAGCTGtcagcacacagatacacagacagaatGACCTCTCAAGAAAATCCCTTTTTATCTCCTCCATTCTAGTAAAAAATACTTAGTTTGATCACTGAGCTCTAATATTATTAAAGGCTTTAGGCAATACATACAAGGCTAGCTGATAGAACTTAGTTATGATGTCATTAGAATTTTGGCACCAATGCCACATTTCCGGCTTCTAGCTAtatattactaaaaaaaaaaaaaaaaaaaaaaaaaaaaaatcctttgccTGGCGCCCTATCCCTATCTCCAATGGCTGCTTTTGAGACAAGTTGGGATATCACCAGGTTACCCAAAGAAGACTGTTTCCCAGGGTCCATCTGGAATACTGGACACAAATTGCTCAATCTAGTTTCAAATTCAGCACTATTAAGATTATAGGTCTTCATTTATGTGGAGCTGTCCTGTTTATTGTGAAATGTTTGGCATCACCCTAGTCTGTTCCCACTAGATGCCTAGGTTTGACTACCAAAAGTGTTCCCCCATGAGGTctgtagcacatacctgtaatcccagctctaaggaggctgaggccagcctaggctacatagtaagactgtctcaaaagaaaggaaagaaaagtgtcGAATGCCTTTGTTCCCTccacttaggaggcagggacagaggcaagtggatctctgtgagttcaagaccagcctggtctaaatatcaagttccaggctagtcactGTGAGAtacagtgtctcaaaacaaaccaaacaaacaaacaaaaaaatggagagatgataatttgctgccaggcctgacattctgagttcaatcccatgGCTGCACAAAGTAGTAGGAAAGAAATGACTCCCctaagttgttctctggcctccacctggaCACCATGacaggcatgtgtacacacacacacacacacacacacacacacacacacacactataataacAAAAGTCTGCCGCAGGGTTTacccctgtctgtcctggaactcactctgtagactaggctagccttgaattcatagagatctgcctgcctctgcctccttggctttttttttttttttttttaataaagctttTATTGCTATTCTGAT from Acomys russatus chromosome 29, mAcoRus1.1, whole genome shotgun sequence encodes the following:
- the Gpx7 gene encoding glutathione peroxidase 7 — its product is MVAAVAVAWLLLWAGASTQSEQDFYDFKVVNIRGKLVSLEKYRGSVSLVVNVASECGFTDQNYRALQQLQRDLGPYHFNVLAFPCNQFGQQEPDSNREIENFVRSTYSASFPMFSKIAVIGTGAHPAFKYLTQTSGKEPTWNFWKYLVAPDGKVVGAWDPTVPVEEIKPQITQQVMKLILQKREDL